In one Heteronotia binoei isolate CCM8104 ecotype False Entrance Well chromosome 1, APGP_CSIRO_Hbin_v1, whole genome shotgun sequence genomic region, the following are encoded:
- the TMEM200A gene encoding transmembrane protein 200A, which translates to MIATGGVITGLAALKRQDSARSQHHLNLTASPAAEEPKPVKRRPRADVVVVRGKIRLYSPSGFFLVLGVLIAFLGIAMAILGYWPQKDPFLEPGNSLSLNETQVIERGIIIRFFEQHLHSDKMKMLGPFTMGIGIFIFICANAMLHENRDKETKIIHMRDIYSTVIDIHTLRITEQKQLNVAYTGFVGEPEIKHSGNSCASRLAANTIAPFSNFASNFRVDSNPEEDEISVSDRKNATHLLPPLLTERSGSVFGLYAHPGKVKEDRNSGSLKCETKSIVSSSINAFTLPVIKLNNCVIDEPSIDNISEDSASTRGQPRNLSMDSLAVPLTDTNDHYKPACGLLPRNNLYGDSLPTQSKSSMTLGPSTGKLLSPGAARKQFGSNTSLHLLSAHSKSLDLDRGPSTLTVQVEQRKHPSWPRLDRNNSKGYMKLENKEDPMDRLLVPPASGKKDFTNKEKLLMISRSHNNLSFEHDEFLSNNLKRGTSETRF; encoded by the coding sequence ATGATAGCAACTGGTGGAGTTATAACAGGACTGGCTGCCTTAAAAAGGCAAGACTCTGCCAGATCTCAGCATCACCTAAACCTGACAGCCTCACCTGCTGCTGAAGAACCAAAGCCAGTCAAGCGCCGACCCCGGGCAGATGTAGTCGTTGTTCGTGGCAAAATCCGACTTTATTCCCCATCAGGATTTTTCCTTGTTCTAGGTGTGCTCATTGCCTTCCTGGGGATTGCTATGGCAATCCTTGGATACTGGCCTCAAAAGGATCCTTTTCTAGAGCCCGGAAACAGCTTGTCACTAAATGAGACTCAAGTAATAGAAAGAGGAATTATCATTCGTTTCTTTGAACAGCATTTACACTCCGATAAGATGAAAATGCTGGGGCCTTTCACTATGGGGATTGGAATCTTTATTTTCATTTGTGCAAATGCTATGCTCCACGAGAACCGCGACAAGGAGACAAAAATCATACACATGAGAGACATCTATTCCACTGTCATTGACATACATACTCTGAGGATCACTGAACAAAAGCAGCTCAATGTAGCTTACACAGGCTTTGTGGGAGAGCCTGAAATCAAGCACAGTGGAAACTCCTGTGCTTCACGGCTGGCTGCCAATACAATTGCACCTTTCTCAAATTTTGCAAGCAACTTTCGAGTGGACAGCAATCCTGAGGAAGATGAAATATCCGTGAGTGACAGAAAAAATGCCACTCATCTTTTACCCCCTTTGCTGACTGAGCGTTCTGGGTCAGTCTTTGGCCTGTATGCTCACCCTGGGAAAGTAAAGGAGGATAGGAACAGTGGCTCTCTGAAATGTGAAACAAAGTCTATTGTGTCATCCTCCATTAATGCTTTTACATTACCTGTAATTAAACTAAATAACTGTGTTATTGATGAACCCAGTATAGACAACATCTCTGAGGATTCTGCAAGCACCAGAGGCCAGCCTAGAAATTTATCCATGGACTCTCTAGCTGTCCCATTAACTGATACCAATGACCATTACAAACCTGCCTGTGGGCTGCTACCAAGGAACAATTTATATGGAGACTCTTTGCCCACTCAGTCCAAATCATCCATGACTCTTGGGCCTAGTACTGGAAAGCTTTTATCACCTGGTGCAGCCAGAAAGCAGTTTGGATCAAACACATCTTTGCATCTTTTATCTGCACATTCAAAATCCCTAGACTTAGATAGGGGACCCTCAACCCTCACTGTCCAAGTGGAACAAAGAAAACATCCCAGTTGGCCAAGACTGGATCGGAACAACAGTAAAGGTTATATGAAACTAGAAAACAAAGAGGATCCAATGGACCGGCTGCTTGTACCACCAGCCTCAGGCAAGAAGGACTTCACCAATAAAGAGAAGCTTCTTATGATTTCCAGATCTCATAATAATTTAAGTTTTGAACATGATGAGTTTTTGAGTAACAATCTAAAGCGTGGAACCTCTGAGACAAGGTTTTGA